One Vigna unguiculata cultivar IT97K-499-35 chromosome 7, ASM411807v1, whole genome shotgun sequence genomic region harbors:
- the LOC114190676 gene encoding glutathione S-transferase L3-like → MATLGVQAVRPPPLTSTSDPPPLFDGTTRLYISYSCPYAQRVWITRNYKRLQDKIKLVPIDLQDRPSWYKEKVYPENKVPSLEHNGKVLGQSLDLIKYVDANFEGTPLFPGDPAKQEFGEQLLSHVDTFNNDASSSLKGGVVQQARSAFEYLENALGKFDDGPFFLGQFSLVDIAYIPFVERFQPVSIDVFKHDITEGRPKLATWIEEVNKIDAYTETKLDPQEIVDRFKKRYLSQQ, encoded by the exons ATGGCAACTCT TGGCGTGCAAGCTGTTCGTCCTCCTCCATTAACATCCACCTCCGACCCACCTCCTCTTTTTGATGGCACCACCAG gTTGTACATCAGTTATTCTTGCCCCTATGCACAGCGTGTATGGATAACTAGGAACTACAAG AGACTACAAGACAAGATCAAATTGGTACCTATTGATCTTCAAGATAGGCCATCTTGGTATAAGGAGAAAGTCTACCCTGAAAATAAG gTGCCATCACTGGAGCACAATGGCAAGGTTTTGGGACAAAGTCTTGATTTGATCAAATATGTAGATGCCAACTTTGAAGGGACACCTTTGTTTCCTGGT GATCCTGCTAAGCAAGAGTTTGGTGAACAACTATTATCCCATGTTGATACATTCAACAATGACGCGTCCTCTTCATTGAAAGGGGGTGTTGTACAGCAAGCTC GCTCTGCCTTTGAGTACCTGGAGAATGCTCTTGGTAAATTTGATGATGGGCCATTCTTTCTTGGTCAATTCAGTTTG GTGGATATTGCATACATTCCATTTGTTGAAAGATTCCAACCTGTCTCTATTGACGTGTTCAAACATGACATCACGGAAGGAAGGCCAAAACTTGCAACGTGGATTGAG GAGGTGAACAAGATTGATGCTTATACAGAGACAAAATTAGATCCCCAAGAAATAGTTGATAGATTCAAGAAACGTTATCTG TCTCAACAGTGA